One stretch of Pseudomonas poae DNA includes these proteins:
- the csrA gene encoding carbon storage regulator, with protein MLHIERKVGESIRLGNDIQVIVTKAANGTVRLAFEAPKEVKIYREEIYQRIQNEKTP; from the coding sequence ATGCTGCACATTGAGCGCAAGGTAGGGGAGTCGATTCGGCTCGGCAACGACATACAGGTGATCGTCACAAAGGCTGCGAACGGTACGGTCAGGTTGGCGTTTGAAGCGCCGAAAGAGGTGAAGATCTACCGCGAAGAGATCTACCAGCGCATCCAGAACGAAAAAACACCCTGA